In Gallus gallus isolate bGalGal1 chromosome 6, bGalGal1.mat.broiler.GRCg7b, whole genome shotgun sequence, a single genomic region encodes these proteins:
- the MTG1 gene encoding mitochondrial ribosome-associated GTPase 1 — MRRWVGALRAAATVASGPCLESGGFRTRFDFGSRDAASWFPGHMAKGLRQMRASLRRADCLVEVHDARIPLSGRNPVLQEVLGIRPHLLVLNKMDLADPRQQSRVLEQLRQQGCLHVVFTDCQRDSNVKKIVPLVAKLVNSSPRYHRAESTEYSIMVIGVPNVGKSSLINSLRRLHLKKGKATAVGGEPGVTKAVLTRIQVCETPLVYLVDTPGVLPPKLADVETGMKLALCGAIRDHLVGEDIMADYLLYVLNQQQQFGYMELYGLPEASDNIRHVLKYVAVALGKTQKVKVLTGTGNVNMTMLDYSAAAYEFLRAFRAGRLGRLTLD; from the exons ATGAGGCGCTGGGTGGGAGCGCTGCGGGCCGCCGCCACCGTCGCCTCAGGGCCGTGCTTGGAGTCCGGCGGGTTCCGCACCCGCTTCGATTTCGGCAGCCGCGATGCGGCCTCCTGGTTCCCTGGGCACATGGCCAAAG GGCTGCGGCAGATGCGGGCCTCCCTGCGGCGTGCCGACTGCCTCGTCGAAGTGCACGACGCTCGC ATCCCACTGTCAGGCCGTaatcctgtgctgcaggaggtgctgggcaTCCGCCCGCATCTTTTGGTGCTGAACAAGATGGACCTGGCTGACCCACGCCAGCAGTCA AGAGTCCTGGAGCAACTGAGGCAGCAGGGATGCTTGCATGTTGTCTTCACTGATTGTCAGCGGGACAGCAATGTCAAGAAG ATTGTGCCCCTGGTTGCCAAGCTAGTCAACAGCAGCCCACGCTACCACCGGGCTGAG AGTACTGAGTACAGCATCATGGTGATCGGTGTGCCCAACGTAGGCAAGTCATCGCTTATCAACTCTTTGCGGAGGTTGCACCTCAAAAAGG GAAAAGCCACAGCAGTGGGCGGTGAGCCAGGTGTCACCAAGGCGGTGCTGACCCGGATCCAG GTGTGCGAGACTCCCCTGGTGTATCTGGTGGACACGCCAGGTGTGCTGCCCCCAAAGTTGGCCGATGTGGAGACGGGGATGAAGCTGGCATTGTGTG GAGCGATCCGTGACCACTTGGTGGGTGAGGACATCATGGCTGACTACCTGCTGTATGTACtgaaccagcagcagcagtttgg GTACATGGAGCTCTATGGACTGCCCGAGGCCAGTGACAACATCAGGCATGTGCTGAAGTATGTTGCGGTCGCCCTGGGCAAGACGCAGAAGGTGAAGGTGCTGACAGGCACAG GGAATGTCAACATGACGATGCTCGACTACTCGGCTGCTGCCTATGAGTTCCTGCGGGCCTTCCGTGCTGGGCGCCTGGGTAGACTGACACTGGACTGA
- the PAOX gene encoding peroxisomal N(1)-acetyl-spermine/spermidine oxidase isoform X2 yields the protein MERGGGGRRVLVVGAGMAALGAAQRLRGPGSVRLLEAGGRVGGRVCSLPFASGLAELGAHWIHGPSEGNPVFRLASSYGLLGPGATEEENQRVEAKGHPLLPVVTYGSSGKVLSPELVNGTRSLFSELLGSAQALVGAEEPPATSVGQYMRAEIARLASGWDEDKDDKRLRLAILSACLKLECCISGTHSMDMVALGSFGEYTSLPGLDCTFPCGYSSLPERILETLPEGTVLLNKPVRTIRWQGSFREEGDTDRDFPVQVECEDGDSFLTDHVIVTVPLGFLKERHQDFFQPPLPERKAEAIRRLGFGTNNKIFLEFEQPFWEPEQQLLEIVWEDESPLAEPSADLEANWFKKLIGFVVLQPPEQLGHVLCGFIAGKESEYMETLSDAEVLSTMTNVLRTLTGNPHLPTPRSVLRSCWHSAPYTRGSYSYVAVGSSGEDIDTLAQPLPEDASDPRPLQVLFAGEATHRSFYSTTHGALLSGWREAERLNQLPRAAARS from the exons AtggagcgcggcggcggcgggcggcgggtgCTGGTGGTGGGCGCCGGGATGGCGGCGCTGGGGGCGGCGCAGCGGCTGCGGGGCCCGGGCAGCGTGCGGCTGCTGGAGGCGGGAGGCCGCGTCGGGGGCCGCGTCTGCAGCCTCCCCTTCG CCTcagggctggcagagctgggcgCGCACTGGATCCACGGGCCCTCGGAAGGGAACCCCGTCTTCCGCCTGGCTTCCAGCTACGGCCTGCTGGGCCCCGGCGCCACCGAGGAGGAGAACCAGCGGGTGGAGGCCAAGGGACACCCGCTGCTGCCTGTCGTCACCTACGGCAGCTCAGGGAAGGTGCTGAGCCCCGAGCTGGTGAACGGCACGCGCAGCCTCTTCAGCGAGCTGCTGGGTTCGGCCCAGGCCCTCGTGGGTGCCGAGGAGCCACCCGCCACCAGCGTGGGGCAGTACATGCGGGCAGAGATCGCCCGGCTGGCCTCCGGCTGGGATGAGGACAAGGATGACAAGCGGCTGCGGCTGGCCATCCTCAGTGCCTGCCTCAAGCTGGAGTGCTGCATCAGTGGCACCCACAGCATGGACATGGTGGccttggggtcctttggggagTACACCTCACTGCCCGGCCTGGATTGCACCTTCCCATG TGGCTACAGCAGCCTGCCTGAGCGCATACTGGAGACCCTGCCTGAGGGCACTGTCCTGCTCAACAAGCCAGTGAGGACTATCCGGTGGCAGGGGTCCTTCCGCGAGGAGGGGGACACAGACAGGGACTTCCCTGTCCAGGTGGAGTGCGAGGATGGCGACTCTTTTCTCACTGACCATGTCATTGTCACCGTCCCACTGG GTTTCCTCAAGGAACGGCATCAGGACTTTTTCCAGCCTCCCCTGCCCGAGCGGAAGGCAGAGGCAATTCGCCGCCTGGGCTTTGGCACCAACAACAAGATCTTCCTGGAGTTTGAGCAGCCCTTCTGGgagcctgagcagcagctgctggaaataGTGTGGGAGGACGAATCACCTCTTGCCGAGCCCAGTGCCGACCTGGAAGCCAACTGGTTCAAGAAGCTCATTGGCTTTGTGGTCCTCCAGCCACCAGAGCA GCTTGGGCACGTCCTCTGCGGCTTCATCGCTGGCAAGGAGTCAGAGTACATGGAGACACTGAGCGACGCTGAGGTTCTCAGCACCATGACCAATGTCCTCCGCACGCTGACAG GCAACCCGCACCTGCCCACGCCGCGCAGCGTGCTGCGCTCCTGCTGGCACAGCGCTCCCTACACTCGTGGCTCTTACAGCTATGTGGCTGTCGGAAGCTCTGGGGAAGACATAGACACACTGGCACAGCCACTGCCCGAGGATGCATCAGACCCCAGG CCGCTGCAGGTGCTGTTCGCGGGGGAGGCCACGCACCGCTCCTTCTACTCCACCACGCACGGCGCGCTGCTGTCCGGCTGGCGGGAGGCCGAGCGCCTCAACCAGCTCCCGCGGGCCGCGGCCCGGTCGTAA
- the PAOX gene encoding peroxisomal N(1)-acetyl-spermine/spermidine oxidase isoform X1, with translation MERGGGGRRVLVVGAGMAALGAAQRLRGPGSVRLLEAGGRVGGRVCSLPFASGLAELGAHWIHGPSEGNPVFRLASSYGLLGPGATEEENQRVEAKGHPLLPVVTYGSSGKVLSPELVNGTRSLFSELLGSAQALVGAEEPPATSVGQYMRAEIARLASGWDEDKDDKRLRLAILSACLKLECCISGTHSMDMVALGSFGEYTSLPGLDCTFPCGYSSLPERILETLPEGTVLLNKPVRTIRWQGSFREEGDTDRDFPVQVECEDGDSFLTDHVIVTVPLGFLKERHQDFFQPPLPERKAEAIRRLGFGTNNKIFLEFEQPFWEPEQQLLEIVWEDESPLAEPSADLEANWFKKLIGFVVLQPPEQLGHVLCGFIAGKESEYMETLSDAEVLSTMTNVLRTLTGNPHLPTPRSVLRSCWHSAPYTRGSYSYVAVGSSGEDIDTLAQPLPEDASDPRVRAWRVIVWDLGRLQGKMGGAVACAQGAQSSVQGHLGPVVWNGETGWENTSSLKLGRCGLQDASQNPLGMGHFPKASGTHSISRYT, from the exons AtggagcgcggcggcggcgggcggcgggtgCTGGTGGTGGGCGCCGGGATGGCGGCGCTGGGGGCGGCGCAGCGGCTGCGGGGCCCGGGCAGCGTGCGGCTGCTGGAGGCGGGAGGCCGCGTCGGGGGCCGCGTCTGCAGCCTCCCCTTCG CCTcagggctggcagagctgggcgCGCACTGGATCCACGGGCCCTCGGAAGGGAACCCCGTCTTCCGCCTGGCTTCCAGCTACGGCCTGCTGGGCCCCGGCGCCACCGAGGAGGAGAACCAGCGGGTGGAGGCCAAGGGACACCCGCTGCTGCCTGTCGTCACCTACGGCAGCTCAGGGAAGGTGCTGAGCCCCGAGCTGGTGAACGGCACGCGCAGCCTCTTCAGCGAGCTGCTGGGTTCGGCCCAGGCCCTCGTGGGTGCCGAGGAGCCACCCGCCACCAGCGTGGGGCAGTACATGCGGGCAGAGATCGCCCGGCTGGCCTCCGGCTGGGATGAGGACAAGGATGACAAGCGGCTGCGGCTGGCCATCCTCAGTGCCTGCCTCAAGCTGGAGTGCTGCATCAGTGGCACCCACAGCATGGACATGGTGGccttggggtcctttggggagTACACCTCACTGCCCGGCCTGGATTGCACCTTCCCATG TGGCTACAGCAGCCTGCCTGAGCGCATACTGGAGACCCTGCCTGAGGGCACTGTCCTGCTCAACAAGCCAGTGAGGACTATCCGGTGGCAGGGGTCCTTCCGCGAGGAGGGGGACACAGACAGGGACTTCCCTGTCCAGGTGGAGTGCGAGGATGGCGACTCTTTTCTCACTGACCATGTCATTGTCACCGTCCCACTGG GTTTCCTCAAGGAACGGCATCAGGACTTTTTCCAGCCTCCCCTGCCCGAGCGGAAGGCAGAGGCAATTCGCCGCCTGGGCTTTGGCACCAACAACAAGATCTTCCTGGAGTTTGAGCAGCCCTTCTGGgagcctgagcagcagctgctggaaataGTGTGGGAGGACGAATCACCTCTTGCCGAGCCCAGTGCCGACCTGGAAGCCAACTGGTTCAAGAAGCTCATTGGCTTTGTGGTCCTCCAGCCACCAGAGCA GCTTGGGCACGTCCTCTGCGGCTTCATCGCTGGCAAGGAGTCAGAGTACATGGAGACACTGAGCGACGCTGAGGTTCTCAGCACCATGACCAATGTCCTCCGCACGCTGACAG GCAACCCGCACCTGCCCACGCCGCGCAGCGTGCTGCGCTCCTGCTGGCACAGCGCTCCCTACACTCGTGGCTCTTACAGCTATGTGGCTGTCGGAAGCTCTGGGGAAGACATAGACACACTGGCACAGCCACTGCCCGAGGATGCATCAGACCCCAGGGTAAGGGCATGGAGGGTAATAGTGTGGGACTTGGGACGGCTCCAGGGGAAGATGGGAGGTGCAGTAGCATGTGCCCaaggagcacagagctctgttcAAGGTCACTTGGGTCCTGTGGTGTGGAATGGTGAGACAGGGTGGGAGAACACCTCATCTCTTAAACTGGGGAGGTGTGGCCTGCAGGACGCATCCCAGAACCCTCTGGGCATGGGGCATTTCCCCAAGGCCTCAGGCACCCACTCAATAAGCCGGTACACGTGA
- the LOC770870 gene encoding lipase member M-like, with protein sequence MRLLVAVLFLTQAAANSDDVTMMCPKSINPETFMNVSQMICYRMYPSEEYEILTRDGYYVRLNRIPHGREYPRNTGPRPVMFLQHGIFGEGSNWVENLANNSLGFILADSGYDVWLGNSRGTLCSRRHQHLSPDQTEFWDFSFHEMAIYDLPAMINFVLQKTGQKQLYYVGYSQGATIAFIAFSSMPELAQKIKTFFALAPIVTMKHVKSPVLKMSFLLNEKPDMLQILLGKTDASLRMRKLWRFLPNLCSHSLLHKPCANLLFLLGGFNEKNLNMSRLDVYTAHYPDGTSVKNIIHWAQVKTSGEFKAFDYGSKNQAVYHQEKPPYYQLEKMPVPTAVWSGGKDWVADQRDVLLLLPRISRLISYVHIIDWNHWDFIWGLDGPGRLYSSIMAMVKRFQ encoded by the exons AGCCAAATGATCTGCTACAGAATGTACCCCAGCGAGGAGTATGAAATCCTGACTCGCGACGGTTACTATGTCAGACTGAACAGAATTCCTCATGGGAGAGAATATCCTAGGAACACAG GCCCCAGACCTGTCATGTTTCTTCAGCATGGGATATTTGGTGAAGGCAGCAACTGGGTTGAAAATCTGGCTAACAACAGCCTTGGCTTCATACTAGCAGACTCTGGCTACGATGTGTGGCTGGGAAACAGTCGGGGAACACTCTGTTCCCGAAGACACCAGCATCTTTCCCCTGACCAGACTGAATTCTGGGATTTCAG CTTCCATGAAATGGCCATATATGACCTCCCAGCAATGATCAACTTTGTCCTGCAGAAGACtggccagaagcagctgtattATGTGGGCTACTCTCAGGGTGCCACTATCG catTCATAGCATTTTCATCCATGCCAGAACTGGCTCAGaaaatcaaaactttttttGCCCTGGCTCCTATAGTGACAATGAAGCACGTCAAAAGTCCTGTATTGAAAATGTCGTTCCTTCTTAACGAAAAGCCTGATATGCTTCAG ATCCTACTGGGCAAGACAGATGCCTCACTGAGGATGAGGAAGCTGTGGAGATTTCTTCCCAACCTGTGCAGTCATTCGCTCCTGCACAAGCCCTGTGCCAACCTCTTGTTCCTGCTGGGTGGCTTCAATGAGAAGAACCTCAACATG AGCCGGCTAGATGTGTACACAGCCCACTATCCTGATGGCACATCTGTCAAAAACATAATACACTGGGCCCAG GTGAAGACATCGGGAGAGTTTAAAGCTTTCGACTACGGCAGCAAAAACCAAGCCGTCTACCACCAG GAGAAGCCTCCCTACTACCAGTTGGAGAAGATGCCTGTGCCCACGGCAGTGTGGTCAGGCGGTAAGGATTGGGTAGCAGACCAGAGGgatgtcctcctgctgctgccacgcATCTCCCGCCTCATCTCCTACGTGCACATCATCGATTGGAACCACTGGGACTTCATCTGGGGCCTGGACGGCCCCGGGCGCCTCTACAGCAGCATCATGGCCATGGTGAAAAGGTTCCAATAG